The genomic region CTCCGCTACCACACCGGCGCCGCCAAGCTCCTTCCGACCATCCTCTTCACAGACCGGCGGCATGAGCTCAATTGCCGAGGCCTGCGCCGGCGTAACGACCCTGACGACGGGGTACTCTGTGATCTTGCCGACATTGCTCTTCTTGCACTTGTGGTAGAACTCTTTCAGCTCAGGCGTCTGAGCGCACGCCTTCCTCAGCACCCCCTGAGCTGAAACCCTGAGAGACTTGCTGAGACGACCGGCGCTTCTTGACCTTAGCAGCACGTCGATGCCGTCATTGAAGGAGTCGTAGACCTTGAAGCTCTCCCGGAGGACAATGCCGAAGGCTGACCGCGCGGCGGCGCTGGCGCTTGTGTTGTTGTCCGGAAGGAGCTGGACAGCGACGTCAAGCAGCCTCTGGCACATGGTGAGCTTGAAGAGGAGCTCCTCGGCGGCGACGGCATCGTAGGAGGAGGCCGGGTGCGGCTTGTCGTCGTGATCTTGTGGTGGGGGGCGGGTGGGCTCCAGGTTGCCGGACTGGTTGATCACCCACTGCATGCGCTCCTCGAGGTAGGCCGTGTAGCCGTGGAGGAAAGAGCACGCGCCGGTGGCGGTCACCGTGCTGGCCGTGACATAGTTGGCGCCGGCGCCTGAGGCAGCGAGGGGAGAACAGGAGCAGCCGCAACGTGGCGCGTCGACGCGGAGGTCGCGGGAGGCCCAGAGGCCTCGGAAGTCCTGCTCGAAGTAGCGgtcgcccgcgcggaggaggcggtgGACGAGGAGCAGAGACCGGAGCGCGGTGGCCGGGGTCCGCGCCGCCTCTAGGCGCGCCGTGATGCGGCGGGAGAGGAAGGTGATCGCGCCCGGGGCGTTGGAGACGAGGAAGAGGATCTCGTGGACGTGGCGGTCGTCACCGACGCTCCCGCCCCCTCCACCGTCCGTGCACCGCGCGATGGCCGCCTCGATGTCCGTGAGGAGCGCTCGGTCTGGCACCGCCGCCGTGGAAGCCTTGTTGGAGGCTGCGCCTACATGATCCATGAGTGACCCTAGTGCTGCCCAAATCTTGCCTCTGAACACCTTCATGTCTTATATGCCCTCATGAGagtagagagaggaggaggagatgagagagaTGGCGTATGTGAGTTATAGCACACTCCCTCTTGTGCATGCACTCACTTGCAGGTGGGCCAAGGGAGATATaggtagagagagaaagagagctaTAGATGGCCACGGTCAGACTCTGATGAGTGTCATCTTCACAAGAATTTCTCGAGTGAAGCGTCTGCATCAGCAAATCCACTATTGGCCTTATGACTTGGGGAAAAGGAGTTGCAGGATGAAAGCTAACCCTCCACTACTACCACCAAtatcatgagagagagaggagagagagagagcaagaaaTTATATTCGGAGGTCAACTCTTGGGTGGAAGAATCAAATGCCTTTGGAATGAGGTGCCCCTCCAGCATCAAAGGCTTCCTTCCTCCATTGGCAATGGACAGTAGGTTTGACTCAAACAAACAAGTTCTTTGGTATGAGGATGGATTCCTACACATCAACATCAAAACAAGGAGCTTTTGGGAGGAATGTAGGGTTTTGGGACTAACTAAAGGGGAGGCACGGTTAACCCACACTTAAGTACATCCCCAGGAGAAGCAGGGTCATAATCTATATTCCCCTCCTCACAAACATATCTCTCACCCTCAGCCACCTAGTGATGGGATAATGCTAGACTTTGCTTTATACTCGGATATACACGCCTCGCAAGAAATTAGTGGGGGCTTTACAACCCCTCATGGTCATGGTTTAGTTTAATGGTGGTGTTGATGTTGTTGTTCCGACGCACTTTGTAGCACAAAGTGTGCCGCCCGATGAGTCGACGAATCACAACGCGAAAAGTGTTAGGTTCGATAATTTCCTCGAAAGATGTTTTCGATAGAGAGAATTGCTTTTCCAATATAGAGAAATTGAAGGTGTGGAACATTCCTAGCCATTTGAAACAACTCAACCCCACATATATTCTCCGTGTCATATTGGTGGTGGCGGTAGTCGCTGGAATCAGCTACAAAAACTGCTTCACAACTTGCACTAGGTTATACAGTTGGAAGGGAAAAACAAGATAGCATATGATTAGGGTATTGTGCAAAATTTTACTGTATGCACAACTTACACTCTCTCTAGCTAAATGTCGGAAAACAGAAGACCAGCTCAAGGGAGCGTGCCTTGCGAACCGAAGAAACTAATTTCTGTATCCATGTCGACATTTTGTCACCACTTGCTTCAGTCCACCATGCTTGAATTCTTATTCTCAAAAGGACCGATCGATCACATGGGTCGATAGCAACATCATATGGGAATTATATCTACATATCCCATGAACCCAGCATGCCAATTCTACAGGACCTTGAGCTGATCATTTGTCCATGTCATCGTATGCAACATTTCCCTCAAAGAACATTCCGTCGGAGAGGGAGGATTGGAGAAAGTGTAAAGGCAGTTCTACTTGACGAGACTAAAGGCAAAGGTAGTGTTTCTTTAATAGTACTTGCCTTTTAGTGAAACAAACAATGGACTTGGAATTTTtatgttgttcctctttcctaTCCTCTGCCTTAGCATGAAAAATTCCACAGAAAAGGGTAGACTTTATAGGGGCCTAAGCACATCCTTCATGTGGTGCATGCAACACTAACTGGCATCAGTGGGGTTTACAATACTGGAATTTGATGCTGCTTTGCTACAGCATCAGATTCAAATCCATTAACCAGGAATTTGAGGTATTCATTAATTAATTGGCACTACATTACAAAAAACATGTATCCCAATTATTGATTATATCACCTACTAAAATAGAGCTACACCTAAAATGCGTAGTAAGTACACAAAAATGCCCATACAGCTTTATAAAAGGCTGAGTAATTGTATATTTTGATAAAATTCAACTTCCTGCTTAATTCATATTTAAGTAAACTGTGCCCGGCTAGGAGAGTATATTGCTACTAGTTTCCTCTAAATGATTACTATCTCTTAAATGAAAGAACATGGATATGTCCTCAAAATTAAGTACCTCCACGACAAAATAGATGACGTCCTAGAAAATGTGTTGTCGAACATCTCTAGCTCCAACTATGTAAAAAAGGTTATTCCGATTGCTCTTAGATAATACTAGTACCATTAGAATTTTCAAGGAAAATATGTTGTAGTTTTATGATACCATTTCTATGATTACATACTTAAAAAGCATAACGTTGCAGCTTAAAAATTGTTCATGTCTAAAATGGCATGTATTTAGGCTTGCGTTGGTGACAGTACTGAATACCAATTTTAAGGATGCCACGTGGAAAAGCTGCATTTCCTCCTTCAAAGAATTTGCATATTTAcgtgtatggcgctgagtgttgggcaactaaaaggtgacatgttcaacagttacgTGTAGcagagatgcgcatgttgagataAATGTGTGGCCACAAAGAAAGGATTGGGCCCAAAATGATGATATACATGGTAGAGTCGGGGTAGTACTGATTGAAGAGAAGTTTGTCCAACATCGTTTAGGATGGTTTGAGCATATACATCGCAGGCCTTCTGAAACTCCATTGCATAGCGGATGGTTAAAGTGTGCTCATAATATCAAAAGAGAGGTCGAGGTAGATCAAACTTGACAtggaggagtccgtaaagagagatctgaaggaccaaaatatcaccaaagaactagccatagACAAGGGTGCATCAAACCATGAGTTGGCTTCAAGATCTTATGAGTTTCGGCTCTAGTCTATCCTACCTTGTTCAGGACTAAAAACTTTGTTGTTTGTTATGATGGTGGTGGTTTTATATAACACAAAGAATTGAAGATAAGCTGACTAGACAGGAGCGAATGGATGTTTGGCACATAAAAAATGCCACAAGTCCTACTTACTGCAGCTGACACAAGAAATGTTACAGTATAGTAGAAGCTAACCTGCTTGCCAGCTAGGCGCTATCTGTTACAGTATAGTAGAAGCTGGCGTGGAACCTGACCTGTGTGCCACTTGAATCATCGTCATATCTATCCAAACAGCCAACACGCTAACCAGCCAAAGAAAAAATCTCACGGAACAGCAAGCCCATTGTTGTCGCCAGGATTTGGAGCGCTTGGAAAGCGCTGAAGGAgaccacaaaagaaaaagaaatgcgATAAACTTGGACAAGTCAAAAAGGCAAGGTTGGCAGGGCAGAGTGGGAGATAAAGTTGATAGGTTGCAACTAGTAGGACAGGGACATCACCAGCAGAAAACCAGGCCGGGAAAAGAGGAAAAGAGAGGAGCGGCACAAAAAGGAGACCTTGATTGATCTGCGTGTAAACTAGCGGGGCAGCAGCAATGGCATCGGATGCAGTCTACTCTTCCTGCCTCTTGCCAATCTGGGTGCGTGTGTTCCATCTCACAAAAGTCGAGCACTGCACAAGTCAAACCCGCCAGATTACACGGAGATTAGGCTGCCTCAAAAGCGTCGGAGAGTGGGCACTATCTATACCTGAAACATAAGTCCATGATCAGTGACATGTATTCGCAGGCAAACTTTTTTGAGCTTTTGCCACAACCAAAAGATAGGATAGCAAACCATCAGAAGGGGAATACAACCTACACTTGTGGCAAGCACCGCCGACAATCCATCTTAAACATTGAACCAGCAGCCGTGATTTCCCGAGTAGACAAACACCCAACTACTTACCATTTACCAAGTTCTAAAACAGTGGAACCATGTGTAGATGCTAGATACCATGTCCAAATAACTAGGCTGTAAAAGCTAAGATAACAGGCGATTCTTCAACAAATTACAACAAGggtacatgatgacatgatacatCACGGGACCTAGGACACTGAGAGTCCAGAACAGGCGCACTGACAAGGCTCCAAGACATACAAGCTGTTACAATTAGTTGCTACGACTACAAGTAAATCTAGAACATCACCGACATACACCAAATAACAACACAGCAAGACCCCTAAAGCTGGTATTAATCTCAAAGCAACAACTGAATGCACATCCATTGGGCATTCCGTCCCACATGCGTCTTTACAGTGAGTCAAATCCTTGGATCTTCAGACATGAGCCATGGAGGAATCCGATATCATGCTCTGGCCCTCTTGCTACTGCTGCTGCAATTTGGGCATTTGTAGTGCTTGATGTGCTCAGCTTTGGCAGGAGTGATCTTCACACACTTACCGTGGAACCATGTCTCACAAGCATCACAGCAGATCCAGAATTCATCCTGTCCATAGTTATCGTTACACGCACCACATAATGCCTTTTCatgttcttctccctcttcttcctcgcCTCCACTGTCGTCCTCATCCTTCGGAGGTGGTGGCATCTTTGGACCCCTTGAGTTGGGTTCTGGCTGGCGAGATGGCTGGGGAAGTGTGTTTGCGCCACAAGACAACAAATTATGAGCTTAGTTTTAGGTCAGCATTGTTGCAGTAAAAC from Triticum aestivum cultivar Chinese Spring chromosome 4A, IWGSC CS RefSeq v2.1, whole genome shotgun sequence harbors:
- the LOC123082221 gene encoding putative clathrin assembly protein At1g33340 translates to MKVFRGKIWAALGSLMDHVGAASNKASTAAVPDRALLTDIEAAIARCTDGGGGGSVGDDRHVHEILFLVSNAPGAITFLSRRITARLEAARTPATALRSLLLVHRLLRAGDRYFEQDFRGLWASRDLRVDAPRCGCSCSPLAASGAGANYVTASTVTATGACSFLHGYTAYLEERMQWVINQSGNLEPTRPPPQDHDDKPHPASSYDAVAAEELLFKLTMCQRLLDVAVQLLPDNNTSASAAARSAFGIVLRESFKVYDSFNDGIDVLLRSRSAGRLSKSLRVSAQGVLRKACAQTPELKEFYHKCKKSNVGKITEYPVVRVVTPAQASAIELMPPVCEEDGRKELGGAGVVAEENEGDAPFESKLETTISAVWVEFDDEDHQAGREFTRDDHSS